In Xiphias gladius isolate SHS-SW01 ecotype Sanya breed wild chromosome 5, ASM1685928v1, whole genome shotgun sequence, the following are encoded in one genomic region:
- the LOC120789865 gene encoding phosphatidate phosphatase LPIN2-like — protein sequence MNYVGQLAGQVLVTVKELYKGINQATLSGCIDVIVVRQPDGTFQCSPFHVRFGKLGVLRSREKVIDIEINGEPVELQMKLGDNGEAFFVQEMEQHNEIVPAHLVTSPIPTEEVLFRSREPRCGGSVVETSPPLSPENPVSGNTQPCSSSAGKKKKRRRRKHKAEPRKEEQTSTPAGGELELCELSSDEEHSAHNGRASSLSMMNNNIDHRQHSPLTALEWDSYPFSDGDWSPCTIREMPEPMSPKSDSELMVKPTESMLRTESHMQWTWGEFPESTRVNKKDKTEPKILTITPSENTHFRVILSSEAMEEESKEGERNTDLICNIVKPEPRTIKPNQCGCKPQPPEASSQDTNITEREPNLSNSICSSFTSEPRPCNSDLNTKTVRKARWTSSPPSRRDSGSAASGGSKTAGDSAAVCADTGASSKPTDSPIERRSVRKRSQHQGPEDIYLDDLNALEPDVVARYFPKSESEQVPKHWVEMGRRSGSQSPQSVGSAAADSGTECLSDSAGDLPDVTLSLCGGVGENSEISKEKFMEHIITYNEFAENPAIIDNPNLVVRIANRYYNWTLAAPLILSMQAFQKNLPKATEEAWVKEKMPKKSGRWWFWRKSSVKQSSSESKLERQESLTRESPALHQAPETQHKIPEWSSDDETKELNAVAPALTPIERVQTEVPAPAPCHSYKKSLRLSSDQIASLKLREGPNDVTFSITTQYQGTCRCEGTIYLWNWDDKVIISDIDGTITKSDVFGQILPQLGKDWTHQGIAKLYHSVHENGYKFLYCSARAIGMADMTRGYLHWVNDRGTLLPQGPLMLSPSSLFSAFHREIIEKKPEKFKIECLTDIKNLFFPNTHPFYAAFGNRESDVFAYKQVGVPVCRIFTVNPKGELILEQAKGNKTSYSRLSELVEHVFPLRSSQHNATFSCPEFSSFCFWRQPIAEVCFEELL from the exons ATGAACTACGTGGGGCAGCTGGCTGGCCAGGTGCTGGTGACAGTAAAGGAGCTGTATAAGGGGATCAATCAGGCCACTCTGTCAGGCTGCATCGACGTGATTGTGGTCCGACAGCCTGATGGGACGTTCCAGTGCTCGCCTTTCCACGTTCGCTTTGGAAAACTGGGGGTGCTGCGCTCCAGGGAGAAAGTG ATTGATATAGAAATCAATGGGGAGCCTGTGGAGCTACAAATGAAGCTTGGAGACAATGGGGAGGCCTTTTTTGTCCAGGAGATGGAGCAGCACAAT GAAATCGTTCCGGCCCACTTGGTGACCTCGCCCATCCCCACAGAAGAGGTTCTGTTCAGGAGCAGAGAGCCCAGGTGTGGGGGATCAGTGGTGGAGACCAGTCCACCACTGAGTCCAGAAAACCCGGTCTCTGGAAACACCCAGCCCTGCTCAAGCTCAGCtggcaagaagaagaagagacgCAGGAGGAAGCACAAAGCCGAGCCACGAAAGGAAGAGCAAACGTCCACACCTGCAGGCGGGGAGCTGGAGCTTTGTGAGCTCAGTTCAGATGAGGAGCACAGTGCACACAATGGACG GGCCTCTTCACTCTCAATGATGAACAACAACATAGACCACAGGCAACATTCCCCCCTCACTGCCCTCGAATGGGACAGCTACCCTTTCTCCGACGGAGACTGGTCCCCCTGCACCAT CAGGGAGATGCCCGAGCCCATGTCGCCCAAGAGTGACTCCGAGCTGATGGTGAAGCCGACAGAGAGCATGCTCAGGACCGAGTCGCACATGCAGTGGACATGGGGGGAGTTTCCGGAATCTACCAGG GTcaacaaaaaggacaaaacgGAGCCAAAGATATTGACCATCACTCCCTCAGAGAACACGCATTTCAGGGTTATCTTAAGCTCAGAAGCAATGGAGGAAGAGtcaaaagaaggagagagaaacacagatcTAATTTGCAATATTGTTAAACCAGAGCCTCGGACCATCAAACCCAATCAATGCGGCTGCAAACCACAGCCCCCTGAAGCTTCATCACAAGATACAAACATTACCGAGCGTGAACCAAACCTTTCAAATTCAATTTGCAGCAGTTTTACCTCTGAGCCACGTCCATGTAACTCGGACCTCAACACAAAAACGGTGCGTAAGGCCAGGTGGACATCTTCACCCCCCAGCCGCAGGGACAGCGGCTCCGCTGCCAGTGGAGGCAGTAAAACAGCTGGAGACTCTGCAGCAGTTTGTGCCGACACAGGAGCCTCCTCCAAACCCACAGACTCCCCCATCGAGAGGAGAA gtgtgaggaagaggagtcaACATCAGGGACCTGAAGATATATACCTGGATGATCTGAATGCACTCGAGCCTGATGTTGTTGCCCGGTATTTCCCGAAAAG tgagtCTGAGCAGGTTCCCAAACACTGGGTGGAGATGGGACGGCGCTCCGGATCCCAGTCACCGCAGTCAGTGGGCAGCGCCGCAGCAGACAGCGGCACAGAGTGTCTGTCTGACTCTGCCGGTGACCTTCCTGACGTCACGCTGTCGCTGTGTGGAGGGGTCGGTGAGAACTCAGAGATCTCTAAAG AAAAATTCATGGAGCACATCATCACCTACAACGAATTTGCAGAGAATCCAGCGATTATTGATAATCCCAATTTGGTGGTTAGAATTGCAAACAG GTATTACAACTGGACACTGGCAGCACCGTTGATACTAAGTATGCAGGCTTTTCAGAAGAACTTGCCGAAG GCTACAGAGGAGGCCTGGGTGAAGGAGAAAATGCCGAAAAAGTCTGGACGCTGGTGGTTTTGGAGAAAGAGCAGTGTCAAGCAG TCATCATCAGAGTCCAAATTAGAGAGACAGGAGTCCCTGACCAGAGAGAGCCCTGCCCTCCACCAGGCCCCAGAAACACA gcATAAAATTCCAGAGTGGTCCAGCGACGACGAGACTAAAGAGCTCAACGCCGTGGCACCTGCTCTGACACCTATTGAGCGTGTGCAGACAGAAGTCCCGGCACCAGCGCCTTGTCACTCCTACAAGAAATCCCTCCGCCTGTCCTCTGACCAGATA GCCAGCCTGAAGCTAAGAGAGGGGCCTAATGATGTCACCTTCAGCATAACCACCCAGTACCAGGGGACGTGTCGCTGCGAGGGCACCATCTACCTGTGGAACTGGGACGACAAGGTTATAATCTCTGACATCGATGGCACCATCACCAA atcaGATGTGTTTGGACAGATTCTGCCGCAGCTTGGAAAAGACTGGACCCATCAAGGAATCGCTAAGCTTTACCACTCAGTGCACGA GAATGGTTACAAGTTCCTGTACTGTTCGGCCCGAGCGATCGGCATGGCTGACATGACACGAGGATATCTGCACTGGGTGAACGACAGGGGGACGCTCCTGCCTCAGGGACCCCTCATGCTCTCCCCGAGTAGCCTCTTTTCTGCCTTTCACAG AGAGATCATAGAAAAAAAGCCTGAGAAGTTCAAGATCGAATGCCTCACAGACATCAAGAACTTGTTCTTCCCAAACACACATCCCTTCTACGCAGCCTTCGGAAACAGAGAAAGT GACGTCTTTGCCTACAAGCAAGTGGGTGTGCCTGTGTGCCGGATATTCACAGTGAATCCCAAAGGCGAGTTAATCCTCGAGCAAGCCAAAGGCAATAAAACGTC ttacagCCGGCTGAGCGAGCTGGTGGAGCATGTTTTTCCTTTACGAAGTTCACAACACAACGCCACCTTCAGCTGCCCAGAGTTCAGTTCCTTCTGCTTCTGGAGACAGCCAATCGCGGAGGTGTGCTTTGAGGAGCTGCTTTAA